ATTCCTGAAATGAAACCTGGAATGTTAGGCGGAAAACCAAGAGCTATTCAATACAAAGTTCCTTTTAATTTTTAGTTTTTGTTTAAAACTGTCTTGAAAAATATTTAGTAAATTTGAGTGTAAGCCTAAAGCTTGCACTCTTTTTTTTATGATAGCTACAAATACAATCCTAGATTTCTTCCTAGAAACTAGACATACAACAGAAACCATTTGCAAGCCACTTGAAATTGAAGATTATGTGGTGCAACCCATTGTAGATGTATCTCCACCAAAGTGGCATCTAGGTCATAGCACGTGGTTTTTTGAAGAGTTTATTTTAAAATCTTTTAAAGATAACTACGAATGCTTTAACGATAGTTATGGTTTTGTTTTTAATAGCTATTACGAAAGTTTTGGTAAACGTGTTGTAAGAACAAATCGAGGTAACCTCTCAAGGCCAACTGTAAATGATATTTATAAATACAGACATTATATCACCAAACAAATGGAGCTTCTATTACAAGACAATGACTCCGAAGAATTAATTGAACTTGTTGAAATTGGTATACATCACGAAAAGCAACATCAGGAATTATTAATTACAGATATAAAATACATTTTAGGTAATAACCCCTTATTGCCTAAATACAATGATACATTTACAGAGCATACAGCAGAAAATCACAATAGAGAATGGCTTTCTGTAAATGAAGGGTTATATGACATAGGTCACAACTCTAAAGATTTTTGCTATGATAATGAATTGGGCAGACACCAAGTATTTATTAACGCCTTTCAGATTTCCAATACATTAGTTACCAATGGTGAGTTTATGGAGTTTATGGAAGCAGATGGTTATAAAAATGCATTATTATGGCACGCAGAAGCTTGGGATTGGCTTAGCACAGAAAATATTTCAGCACCACAATATTGGCATTTTGATAATAATATTTGGCAACATTATACTCTACAAGGCTTAAAGGAGATAGATCCTAATGCACCACTTACACATATTTCTTATTATGAGGCATTCGCGTTTGCTCAATTTAAAGGCTTAAGACTACCAACAGAGTTTGAGTGGGAAGTCTCTCAACATTTATTTAATTGGGGACAGCGTTGGGAATGGACAGAAAGTGCTTATTTACCATACCCAAACTATAAAAAAGCAGATGGTGCTTTAGGCGAGTATAATGGTAAATTTATGGTTAGCCAAAAGGTGTTAAGAGGTGGTTCTGTTGCTACTTCATCTAAACATACACGACCAACATACCGTAATTTTTTTCATCCAAATTTAAGATGGCAGTATACAGGATTAAGGTTAGCTAAATAAACACGACTACTCTTTCTTTTTACAGACCACAACATAACATATGACAAACTCTAATACAAAAACCTTCAACTCTACATTTGAGAAAGAAGTTAATGAAGGTTTAGTTGCGTTTCCTAAGTACCTATCTTCTAAATGGTTTTATGACAAAAAAGGAGATAAACTTTTTCAAGATATCATGGCAATGCCAGAATATTATCTCACAGATTGTGAGTATAATATTTTAGACACTCACACTGCTGCTATTGCCAATCAATTTAATAGCCCAGAAGGATTTGATTTAATTGAACTTGGTGCAGGAGATGGCAAGAAAACTAAATTGCTTTTAAAATATTTATCAGACCAAAATGTAAATTTTGATTATCTGCCAATTGATATAAGCCAAAATGCTTTAGATCAACTTGAAGAAAGCTTAACAAAGGAATTTCCAAAGGTTTCAGTAAAAACTCAACAAGGTACTTACTTTGAAGTTTTAGAAAAGATTTCAGAATACAATAAAAGAAAAAAAATTATCCTTTTTCTAGGCTCCAACATTGGTAATTTACTTCATGAACAAGCTATCAACTTTTTAACGAAAGTAAAAGATGTTATGAGTGGTGACGATATGCTTTTTATGGGCTTTGATCAAAAAAAACATCCTCAAACAATTTTAGATGCCTATAATGACAAAGCTGGAATTACAGAGGCATTTAATAAAAACATACTTCATAGAATTAATAATGAACTAGAAGCTAATTTTAATGTGGACAACTTCTTACATTGGGAAGTATATGATCCTGAAAGCGGATCTGCAAAAAGTTACCTGGTAAGCAAGGAAGCCCAAACTGTTTATATAAAAGCTTTAGATCTTACTGTAAATTTTAATGCTTGGGAAAGTATACATACAGAAATATCTCAGAAGTATACAGATGCTGTTGTAGAGTGGTTAGCTGAAGAATCTGGACTTAAAGTTGTCACTAACTTTACAGATGAAAACAAGTATTATAAAAACTATA
This region of Croceibacter atlanticus HTCC2559 genomic DNA includes:
- the egtB gene encoding ergothioneine biosynthesis protein EgtB, whose protein sequence is MIATNTILDFFLETRHTTETICKPLEIEDYVVQPIVDVSPPKWHLGHSTWFFEEFILKSFKDNYECFNDSYGFVFNSYYESFGKRVVRTNRGNLSRPTVNDIYKYRHYITKQMELLLQDNDSEELIELVEIGIHHEKQHQELLITDIKYILGNNPLLPKYNDTFTEHTAENHNREWLSVNEGLYDIGHNSKDFCYDNELGRHQVFINAFQISNTLVTNGEFMEFMEADGYKNALLWHAEAWDWLSTENISAPQYWHFDNNIWQHYTLQGLKEIDPNAPLTHISYYEAFAFAQFKGLRLPTEFEWEVSQHLFNWGQRWEWTESAYLPYPNYKKADGALGEYNGKFMVSQKVLRGGSVATSSKHTRPTYRNFFHPNLRWQYTGLRLAK
- the egtD gene encoding L-histidine N(alpha)-methyltransferase, which codes for MTNSNTKTFNSTFEKEVNEGLVAFPKYLSSKWFYDKKGDKLFQDIMAMPEYYLTDCEYNILDTHTAAIANQFNSPEGFDLIELGAGDGKKTKLLLKYLSDQNVNFDYLPIDISQNALDQLEESLTKEFPKVSVKTQQGTYFEVLEKISEYNKRKKIILFLGSNIGNLLHEQAINFLTKVKDVMSGDDMLFMGFDQKKHPQTILDAYNDKAGITEAFNKNILHRINNELEANFNVDNFLHWEVYDPESGSAKSYLVSKEAQTVYIKALDLTVNFNAWESIHTEISQKYTDAVVEWLAEESGLKVVTNFTDENKYYKNYIFNAN